The Vitis riparia cultivar Riparia Gloire de Montpellier isolate 1030 chromosome 3, EGFV_Vit.rip_1.0, whole genome shotgun sequence genome includes a region encoding these proteins:
- the LOC117911206 gene encoding uncharacterized protein LOC117911206, whose amino-acid sequence MMNGLRRKKIPSSSLIFVGFKIMSYLVLMPLELSSNSQETETSSDHMVSSHSYKRKHNEGPSTSGGKGKEKELNLTPIDEDEDLHEMGIHDSGHFPTIDTLDEDDDDLEDEDLS is encoded by the exons atgatgaatggattgcGGAGAAAGAAGATCCCCTCCTCCTCCTTGATCTTTGTTGGCTTCAAGATAATGAGTTATTTAGTATTGATGCCATTAGAGCTGTCATCCAACTCCCAAGAGACTGAAACATCATCGGATCACATGGTTTCTTCACATTCCTACAAAAGGAAACATAATGAAGGACCAA GTACAAGTGGAGGCAAAGGCAAAGAGAAGGAGTTGAATTTGACAccaattgatgaagatgaagatttacATGAAATGGGGATACATGATAGTGGACATTTTCCTACTATTGATACattggatgaggatgatgatgacctTGAGGATGAGGATTTAAGTTGA